CGCTTATAAAGACATCCGCCAGGTGATGAACGAGCAGGCCGACCTGGTCGACATCGTCGCACGCTTCGATCCACGGATCGTCAAAATGTGCGACGACGGCAGCAAAGCGGAAGATTGACGAACCACCGACGAGAGCCTCCGTCCGCTGGACGCGCTCTCGTCTATTTTTGTGCGGACGCATGATCAGGCAGGATCGGCGAATCCCAGCCAGATAGTTCAGCCGGTTTTACTCCTTTGCGATGCCCGCCAAAGCGAAAGGTGACCGGTTGGTAAGGACCGACAAAAGCGATGTCGAGATCGGGCGTGATCTTCGCTTCCAGGCCGATCGTCCAGAGGCAAGCGTTGACCATCATCCGGCGGAAGTCGTCATCCAGGATGTCTTCAGACGCGCCATTGGTCGTCGTGAAGACGCGTCCGACGGCGCCATCTTTTCCGGTATAGCTGCGAACCCAAACGCCGGGACAAGGTTTTTTACCTTCCGCTGGCTCCGCGTCGGGAGACATCGTGCTGAGCGGTTGGGCCATCGCTAACACTTGGCTATCGGCCATCGGCTCGGTCCAGTAGCCGCCTGATTGCGCCCATGGTTTCTCAACGCCGCGGAGGATCGGATGGTCTTTTTCGGCAGGAACGATGTCGAGTCGCGTGCACATCTTATGATTCGTGCCGTAATGACCGGCCCAAGTTTCACCCAAGACCTGGCGACCGAATCCCTTTTCGTATTCTTTGCCGCGATAGCCGGTGTCGAAGCGTGCGAATGGGGATTTGCCGGGGATCTTAAAAGAGTGGGTCGCGGTTCGCATGCCGACGACCGGGCCGCCGCGTTCCAAGTAATCGACGATCGGCTGCATCTGCTCGGTCGGAAAGTTCTGGAAGCGGAGGAAGATGACCATTAGGTCGGCTGTCTCCAACGCTTCGGTGCCTGGCATGTAGCTAGAGCCGGGCAAGATGTCGCCGGTCTTCGGATCGAGCGAAAACAGAACGGTGCATTTGAAGCCGTGACGCTTCGCCAAGATGCGAGCCAGCGCCGGCAACGACTCTTCCGACCGATACTCATGATCGCCGGCGAGAAACACGATGTGCTTCCCTTGGCCGACCCCGGAGTCACCTTCGTAGACCAGCGGTTCGGCCAGAGCAAGGGTTGGCGCCGCCAACAGACTGAAGAGAAAAATCAAACCGATGCGACGCATGGGATACCAACCGAGGTAACAAAGGGAAGTGATAAAGATCGACGCTGTTCGATCAGGACTATTTTTTGTCATAGATCTTGTGCTGGGGATCGCCGCCGGCCAGCACAAACGCCGCCAGGTCATAAATCTCGGCTTCCGTCAGCC
The nucleotide sequence above comes from Blastopirellula sp. J2-11. Encoded proteins:
- a CDS encoding ThuA domain-containing protein: MTKNSPDRTASIFITSLCYLGWYPMRRIGLIFLFSLLAAPTLALAEPLVYEGDSGVGQGKHIVFLAGDHEYRSEESLPALARILAKRHGFKCTVLFSLDPKTGDILPGSSYMPGTEALETADLMVIFLRFQNFPTEQMQPIVDYLERGGPVVGMRTATHSFKIPGKSPFARFDTGYRGKEYEKGFGRQVLGETWAGHYGTNHKMCTRLDIVPAEKDHPILRGVEKPWAQSGGYWTEPMADSQVLAMAQPLSTMSPDAEPAEGKKPCPGVWVRSYTGKDGAVGRVFTTTNGASEDILDDDFRRMMVNACLWTIGLEAKITPDLDIAFVGPYQPVTFRFGGHRKGVKPAELSGWDSPILPDHASAQK